From Micromonospora echinospora, one genomic window encodes:
- a CDS encoding SDR family oxidoreductase has translation MSRRKTIVLTGASGVVGQSIIRELGGRPVLCLVNSGTVAGPGVEMLRVDLSRPRLGLDDDGYADLVARTGAIIHSGGLTDWGQPAERYQRTNVDGTREVIELARRADAPIYHQSTSFVHALADSAPLPLRETNVVTAYVRSKLAAEELLRTSGVPYVIFRPTNLIGDAATGLTSRGQIVQLMSDWICRGRAKVFPAHPGNLVDIVPQDTLSRATIAAMDAGDHGREYWVTYGKEAMTVDEAVEICVAHAARRGRTITPPRVVHPDELTPAELDALPPMSRRYVEVLADVSEVTACAGGALPSSLDELRSRYGLPHVSDRDAYRRSLEYWSEQGA, from the coding sequence ATGAGCCGGCGCAAGACGATCGTCCTCACCGGCGCGTCCGGTGTGGTCGGGCAATCCATCATCCGCGAGCTGGGCGGTCGGCCGGTCCTGTGCCTGGTCAACTCCGGCACCGTGGCCGGTCCCGGGGTGGAGATGCTGCGGGTCGACCTGTCCCGACCGCGCCTCGGCCTCGACGACGACGGCTACGCCGACCTGGTCGCCCGCACCGGCGCGATCATCCACTCCGGCGGACTGACCGACTGGGGGCAGCCGGCCGAGCGGTACCAGCGAACCAACGTGGACGGCACCCGCGAGGTGATCGAGCTGGCGCGTCGGGCCGACGCCCCGATCTACCACCAGAGCACCTCGTTCGTGCACGCGCTGGCCGACTCCGCCCCGTTGCCGCTGCGCGAGACGAACGTGGTCACCGCGTACGTCCGCTCGAAGCTCGCCGCCGAGGAGCTGCTGCGCACCTCCGGCGTGCCGTACGTCATCTTCCGGCCGACGAACCTGATCGGCGACGCGGCGACCGGGCTGACCTCGCGCGGGCAGATCGTGCAGCTCATGTCGGACTGGATCTGCCGGGGCCGGGCGAAGGTGTTCCCGGCGCACCCGGGCAACCTGGTGGACATCGTCCCGCAGGACACCCTCTCCCGGGCCACGATCGCCGCGATGGACGCGGGCGACCACGGCCGGGAGTACTGGGTGACCTACGGCAAGGAGGCGATGACCGTCGACGAGGCGGTGGAGATCTGCGTCGCGCACGCCGCACGCCGGGGCCGGACCATCACCCCGCCCCGGGTGGTGCACCCCGACGAGCTGACCCCGGCGGAGCTGGACGCCCTGCCGCCGATGTCCCGCCGGTACGTGGAGGTCCTCGCCGACGTCAGCGAGGTGACCGCGTGCGCGGGCGGGGCCCTTCCGTCCTCCCTGGACGAGCTGCGCAGCCGGTACGGCCTGCCGCACGTCTCCGACCGGGACGCCTACCGTCGAAGCCTCGAGTACTGGAGCGAGCAGGGTGCCTGA
- a CDS encoding SDR family NAD(P)-dependent oxidoreductase, whose protein sequence is MPEATEQTTGDGRWEPPALAGSVAVVTGGSRGVGRGVALALGDAGATVYVTGRSTRTAGSTEGLPGTVDDTADEVTKRGGQGIAVRCDHHDDAQVAALFERIATEQDGRLDLLVNNAWSGYERSDEARFDAPFWQQPMWRYDAYAASVRAQFTASRHAVGLMLPRDAGLLVTISYTDGDTYLGQAAYDMFKAASDRLSRAMAGDLRKTKITSVGLHPGFVRTERVEAAWSALGSGPAAVVHSAEYVGRAIAHLLADPSVRQESGQVLACGDLAERYGFSDVDGRRPPAFRLEGMMSLATRMERLNKVIAAQKRSAEG, encoded by the coding sequence GTGCCTGAAGCAACCGAGCAGACGACCGGCGACGGCCGGTGGGAACCGCCGGCCCTGGCCGGCAGCGTCGCGGTGGTCACCGGCGGCAGCCGGGGGGTGGGCCGGGGCGTCGCCCTGGCCCTCGGCGACGCCGGGGCGACGGTCTACGTCACCGGGCGCAGCACCCGGACCGCCGGGAGCACCGAGGGGCTGCCCGGCACGGTCGACGACACCGCCGACGAGGTGACCAAGCGGGGCGGGCAGGGCATCGCGGTGCGCTGCGACCACCACGACGACGCGCAGGTCGCCGCGCTGTTCGAGCGGATCGCCACCGAGCAGGACGGCCGGCTCGACCTGCTGGTCAACAACGCCTGGAGCGGCTACGAGCGTTCCGACGAGGCCCGCTTCGACGCCCCGTTCTGGCAGCAGCCGATGTGGCGGTACGACGCGTACGCCGCCTCGGTGCGGGCGCAGTTCACCGCCAGCCGGCACGCGGTGGGGCTGATGCTCCCCCGGGACGCCGGCCTGCTGGTCACCATCAGCTACACCGACGGGGACACCTACCTCGGGCAGGCGGCGTACGACATGTTCAAGGCCGCCTCCGACCGGCTCAGCCGGGCGATGGCCGGTGACCTGCGCAAGACGAAGATCACGTCGGTCGGACTGCACCCCGGGTTCGTCCGGACCGAGCGGGTCGAGGCGGCCTGGTCGGCGCTGGGCAGCGGCCCGGCGGCGGTGGTCCACTCCGCCGAGTACGTCGGCCGGGCGATCGCCCACCTGCTGGCCGACCCGTCGGTGCGCCAGGAATCCGGGCAGGTCCTCGCCTGCGGCGACCTCGCCGAGCGGTACGGCTTCTCCGACGTCGACGGTCGTCGCCCGCCGGCGTTCCGGCTGGAGGGGATGATGAGCCTGGCCACCCGGATGGAACGGCTGAACAAGGTCATCGCCGCCCAGAAGCGATCCGCCGAGGGCTGA
- the aspS gene encoding aspartate--tRNA ligase → MIRTHDAGGLRAADAGTTVTLAGWVARRRDHGGVIFVDLRDGSGVVQVVFREEDAHALRNEFCVKVTGEVTRRPEGNENPELPTGEIEVTASALEVLSEAAPLPLPVDDQVEAGDDVRLRYRYLDLRRSGPANAMRLRSRANQLARKVLHERDFLEIETPTLTRSTPEGARDFLVPVRLQPGSWYALPQSPQLFKQLLMVGGMERYYQIARCYRDEDFRADRQPEFTQLDIEMSFVTEDDVIDLGEAIVAELWRDLAGHEISRPIPRITWHDAMARYGSDKPDLRYGVELTELTEYLRGTAFRVFAGAIDAGGYVGAVVMPGGAAQSRKELDGWQDWAKARGAKGLAYVVLDAETGEPRGPVAKNLSAEHLAGLADAVGAKPGDAIFFAASPNTREAQELLGAARVEIAKRSNLVDESAWAFCWVVDAPMFERTDEGGWTAVHHPFTSPNAEWMDRFEEAPDRALAYAYDIVCNGNEIGGGSVRIHRGDVQRRVFDLLGITPEEAQDKFGFLLEAFKYGPPPHGGIAFGWDRVCMLLAGADSIREVIAFPKTRGGFDPLTGAPTPITGQQRAEAGIDAKPKAAAVAHTGTAGPAAPVADPT, encoded by the coding sequence GTGATCCGTACCCATGACGCCGGCGGCCTGCGCGCGGCGGACGCCGGCACCACGGTGACGCTCGCCGGGTGGGTCGCCCGCCGGCGCGACCACGGCGGTGTCATCTTCGTCGACCTGCGCGACGGTTCCGGTGTGGTCCAGGTGGTCTTCCGCGAGGAGGACGCGCACGCGCTGCGCAACGAGTTCTGCGTGAAGGTCACCGGCGAGGTGACCCGCCGCCCCGAGGGCAACGAGAACCCGGAGCTGCCGACCGGCGAGATCGAGGTGACCGCCAGCGCGTTGGAGGTTCTCTCCGAGGCCGCGCCGCTGCCACTGCCGGTGGACGACCAGGTCGAGGCGGGCGACGACGTCCGGCTCCGCTACCGCTACCTGGACCTGCGGCGCAGCGGCCCGGCGAACGCGATGCGGCTGCGCTCCCGGGCCAACCAGCTCGCCCGGAAGGTGCTGCACGAGCGGGACTTCCTGGAGATCGAGACGCCGACGCTGACCCGGTCGACGCCCGAGGGCGCGCGGGACTTCCTGGTGCCGGTCCGGCTCCAGCCGGGCAGCTGGTACGCCCTGCCGCAGTCGCCGCAGCTGTTCAAGCAGCTGTTGATGGTCGGCGGCATGGAGCGGTACTACCAGATCGCCCGCTGCTACCGGGACGAGGACTTCCGCGCCGACCGGCAGCCGGAGTTCACCCAGCTCGACATCGAGATGTCCTTCGTCACCGAGGACGACGTGATCGACCTCGGCGAGGCGATCGTCGCGGAGCTGTGGCGGGACCTCGCCGGGCACGAGATCTCCCGGCCGATCCCCCGGATCACCTGGCACGACGCGATGGCCCGGTACGGCTCCGACAAGCCGGACCTGCGCTACGGCGTCGAGCTGACCGAGCTGACCGAGTACCTGCGCGGCACCGCGTTCCGGGTCTTCGCCGGCGCGATCGACGCGGGCGGGTACGTCGGCGCGGTGGTCATGCCGGGGGGCGCGGCGCAGAGCCGCAAGGAGCTGGACGGCTGGCAGGACTGGGCCAAGGCGCGCGGCGCGAAGGGCCTGGCGTACGTGGTGCTCGACGCCGAGACCGGCGAGCCGCGCGGCCCGGTGGCGAAGAACCTCTCCGCCGAGCACCTGGCCGGGCTGGCCGACGCGGTCGGCGCGAAGCCCGGTGACGCGATCTTCTTCGCCGCCAGCCCGAACACCCGGGAGGCGCAGGAACTGCTGGGTGCCGCCCGGGTGGAGATCGCCAAGCGGTCCAACCTGGTCGACGAGAGCGCCTGGGCGTTCTGCTGGGTGGTCGACGCGCCGATGTTCGAGCGCACGGACGAGGGCGGCTGGACGGCCGTGCACCACCCGTTCACCTCGCCGAACGCCGAGTGGATGGACCGGTTCGAGGAGGCCCCCGACCGGGCCCTGGCGTACGCGTACGACATCGTCTGCAACGGCAACGAGATCGGTGGCGGCTCGGTCCGTATCCACCGGGGCGACGTGCAGCGGCGGGTCTTCGACCTTCTCGGCATCACCCCCGAGGAGGCCCAGGACAAGTTCGGCTTCCTGCTGGAGGCGTTCAAGTACGGCCCGCCGCCGCACGGCGGCATCGCGTTCGGCTGGGACCGGGTCTGCATGCTGCTCGCCGGGGCGGACTCGATCCGTGAGGTGATCGCCTTCCCGAAGACCCGGGGCGGGTTCGACCCGCTGACCGGCGCGCCGACGCCGATCACCGGGCAGCAGCGCGCCGAGGCCGGCATCGACGCCAAGCCGAAGGCTGCGGCCGTCGCGCACACCGGCACCGCCGGCCCGGCCGCCCCGGTGGCCGACCCGACCTGA
- a CDS encoding DUF6892 domain-containing protein, whose amino-acid sequence MTIVFADRGLHLGVLNALLDNDVVTEEDLTAIIESTGPDGPDDGYPGPGPRLAASLDLLHAVPVPSAAAAGITELDFDGGNDIYMLVEQALDIDTGGESDDYNVSSLEGIQALSGLESLDLDGHGYHPAPLDLTPLTGHPNLSKLFLTGDCTGAEALESLPALRDLDVSLAQLDDPDVLDRLEARGVKVHR is encoded by the coding sequence ATGACCATCGTCTTCGCCGACCGCGGCCTGCACCTGGGCGTCCTGAACGCCCTCCTCGACAACGACGTCGTCACCGAGGAGGACCTCACCGCGATCATCGAGTCGACCGGCCCGGACGGCCCGGACGACGGCTACCCGGGCCCGGGCCCGCGCCTGGCGGCGTCGCTGGACCTCCTGCACGCCGTCCCGGTGCCGTCCGCCGCCGCCGCGGGCATCACCGAGCTGGACTTCGACGGCGGCAACGACATCTACATGCTGGTCGAGCAGGCCCTGGACATCGACACGGGCGGTGAGTCCGACGACTACAACGTGTCGTCCCTGGAGGGCATCCAGGCGCTGTCCGGCCTTGAGTCCCTGGACCTGGACGGCCACGGCTACCACCCGGCCCCGTTGGACCTGACCCCGCTGACCGGTCACCCGAACCTGTCGAAGCTGTTCCTGACCGGCGACTGCACCGGGGCGGAGGCGTTGGAGTCGCTGCCGGCGCTGCGCGACCTGGACGTCTCCCTGGCGCAGCTCGACGACCCCGACGTCCTGGACCGCCTGGAGGCCCGGGGAGTGAAGGTCCACCGCTGA
- a CDS encoding DUF998 domain-containing protein has protein sequence MRVVRRWVLLSATAAPVLLVGGWTLGAARQPGGFDQVAGTISALAALDATDRWIMTVALLGLGACHCVTAAGLRPLRAAGRLMLALGGVATVAVAAFPLPAEHGSSTAHGLAAAVAFGALALWPALAAPGRWGTGTAGVLLVLVGWFVVELVTGGPRIGLAERVAAGAEALVPLLVALTLRYGDSPVSPGRPGAGG, from the coding sequence GTGCGCGTCGTACGCCGCTGGGTCCTGCTCTCCGCCACCGCCGCTCCGGTTCTCCTGGTCGGCGGCTGGACCCTCGGCGCGGCCCGCCAGCCGGGCGGTTTCGACCAGGTGGCCGGCACGATCAGCGCCCTCGCGGCGCTCGACGCCACCGACCGGTGGATCATGACCGTCGCTCTGCTGGGGCTCGGGGCCTGCCACTGCGTGACCGCGGCCGGGCTGCGTCCGCTGCGCGCCGCCGGCCGCCTGATGCTCGCGCTCGGCGGCGTCGCCACGGTCGCCGTGGCCGCCTTCCCGTTGCCGGCCGAGCACGGTTCCTCCACCGCGCACGGACTCGCCGCCGCCGTCGCCTTCGGCGCGCTGGCCCTCTGGCCGGCCCTGGCCGCCCCGGGCCGGTGGGGAACGGGCACGGCCGGGGTGCTCCTGGTGCTCGTCGGGTGGTTCGTGGTGGAGCTGGTCACCGGCGGCCCCCGGATCGGGCTGGCCGAGCGGGTGGCCGCGGGCGCGGAGGCGCTCGTTCCGCTGCTGGTCGCGCTGACCCTGCGGTACGGCGACTCCCCGGTCAGTCCGGGGCGGCCGGGAGCAGGTGGGTGA
- a CDS encoding MFS transporter, with translation MSVSAPSTSAWAPLRLAAFRSLWLAVLASNIGTWMQTVGAQWLLVDQPGAATLVALVQTASMLPVLLLALPAGALADTFDRRRLLIAVQCFLAATGILLAGLTAAGRMPPALLLTLTFAIGVGQALTLPAWQAVIPELVPREQLVSASALGSISINLARAVGPAVAGVLVAQAGVAVVFGLNALSFAVFAVALLRWRPEHPGGDPMPERFTAALRAGGRYVRHSPVVRRILLRAALFVVPGSALWALLPLVASRRLALGSSGYGVLLAALGLGAVAGAVVLPRLRRLLSDSQLLLAAGLIFGGTLLVLALVPRALPVTVALVPAGLAWMTVMSSVNAAMQLFLPGWVRARGLSVYQMVFAGGQALGALAWGALGALAGLEAALVTAGVAMAVCASSVLLWPLRDTRGVNREPAVYWPEPHLTLAAHPRTGPVVVTVAYTVPPERQEAFVEAMRAVGRSRRRTGAIRWGLFRAGEREHRFVEVYQVPSWEEHLRQHAGRLTGADRAAEERARALVDGDPEITHLLPAAPD, from the coding sequence GTGAGCGTCTCCGCACCGAGCACGTCGGCCTGGGCCCCGCTGCGGCTGGCCGCCTTCCGCAGCCTCTGGCTCGCCGTGCTGGCCAGCAACATCGGCACCTGGATGCAGACCGTCGGGGCGCAGTGGCTCCTGGTCGACCAGCCCGGGGCGGCCACCCTGGTGGCCCTGGTACAGACCGCGAGCATGCTGCCGGTGCTCCTGCTCGCCCTGCCGGCCGGCGCGCTGGCCGACACCTTCGACCGCCGCCGACTGCTCATCGCCGTCCAGTGCTTCCTCGCCGCGACGGGTATCCTGCTCGCCGGGCTGACCGCCGCCGGCCGGATGCCCCCGGCGCTGCTGCTCACCCTCACCTTCGCCATCGGCGTCGGACAGGCGCTGACCCTGCCGGCCTGGCAGGCGGTCATCCCCGAACTGGTGCCCCGGGAACAGCTCGTCTCGGCCTCCGCGCTCGGCTCGATCAGCATCAACCTGGCCCGTGCCGTCGGACCCGCGGTCGCCGGGGTGCTGGTCGCGCAGGCCGGCGTCGCGGTGGTCTTCGGGCTGAACGCCCTCTCCTTCGCGGTCTTCGCGGTGGCCCTGCTGCGGTGGCGACCGGAACACCCCGGGGGCGACCCGATGCCGGAGCGGTTCACCGCCGCGCTGCGCGCCGGTGGCCGTTACGTCCGGCACTCCCCGGTTGTCCGTCGGATCCTGCTGCGCGCCGCCCTCTTCGTGGTGCCGGGAAGCGCGCTGTGGGCGCTGCTGCCGCTGGTCGCCAGCCGCCGGCTCGCCCTGGGCTCCAGCGGGTACGGCGTCCTGCTCGCCGCCCTCGGCCTGGGCGCGGTGGCCGGCGCGGTCGTCCTGCCCCGGCTGCGACGCCTGCTCTCCGACAGCCAGCTCCTGCTCGCCGCCGGGCTGATCTTCGGTGGCACGCTGCTCGTGCTCGCCCTGGTGCCCCGGGCGCTGCCGGTCACCGTGGCGCTGGTCCCCGCCGGGCTGGCCTGGATGACCGTGATGTCCAGCGTCAACGCGGCGATGCAGCTCTTCCTGCCCGGGTGGGTGCGCGCCCGGGGGCTGTCCGTCTACCAGATGGTCTTCGCCGGTGGGCAGGCGCTCGGCGCGCTCGCCTGGGGCGCCCTCGGTGCGCTGGCCGGACTGGAGGCCGCCCTGGTGACGGCCGGCGTGGCGATGGCGGTGTGCGCGTCGAGTGTGCTGCTCTGGCCGTTGCGGGACACGCGGGGCGTGAACCGTGAACCGGCGGTCTACTGGCCGGAGCCGCACCTGACGCTGGCCGCGCACCCGCGCACCGGCCCGGTGGTGGTGACGGTCGCGTACACCGTGCCGCCGGAGCGGCAGGAGGCGTTCGTCGAGGCGATGCGGGCGGTGGGGCGGTCGCGGCGGCGTACCGGGGCGATCCGCTGGGGACTGTTCCGGGCCGGCGAGCGGGAGCACCGGTTCGTCGAGGTCTACCAGGTTCCGTCCTGGGAGGAGCACCTGCGCCAGCACGCCGGACGACTCACCGGGGCCGACCGGGCGGCCGAGGAACGCGCCCGGGCCCTCGTCGACGGTGACCCCGAGATCACCCACCTGCTCCCGGCCGCCCCGGACTGA
- a CDS encoding S1 family peptidase, with amino-acid sequence MRPTRSTLRRAATVAVAGTMVAGSLLGAPAQAAPVSPASPEAATSLAERLGDRSAGAYLDAAGKMVVTVTDASAARQVTAAGATPKIVKRGAAELARATAELDRFAKIPGTAWWTDPVSNQVVVSVDSTITGAKLEKVQTVAAKFNGTVRIEREAGVLSTRISGGQAIYAGGGGRCSLGFNVRSGTTYSFLTAGHCTNISASWYSNSAQTNLLGSRTGTSFPGNDYGIVQHNNSANATGNVSLYNGTFRDITGSGNAVVGQSAQRSGSTTGLRSGSVTALNATVNYAEGSVSGLIRTNICAEPGDSGGSLFSGGTALGLTSGGNGNCRLGGTTYFQPVTEALSRYGVAVF; translated from the coding sequence ATGCGACCCACGAGGTCAACGCTCCGCCGCGCCGCCACCGTCGCCGTGGCCGGCACCATGGTCGCCGGCTCGCTCCTCGGCGCGCCCGCCCAGGCCGCCCCCGTCTCGCCTGCCTCCCCCGAGGCCGCCACCAGCCTGGCCGAGCGCCTCGGTGACCGTTCCGCCGGTGCCTACCTCGACGCTGCCGGCAAGATGGTCGTCACCGTCACCGACGCCTCGGCCGCCCGCCAGGTCACCGCCGCCGGCGCCACCCCGAAGATCGTCAAGCGTGGCGCCGCCGAGCTGGCCCGCGCCACCGCCGAGCTGGACCGCTTCGCCAAGATCCCGGGCACCGCCTGGTGGACCGACCCGGTCAGCAACCAGGTCGTGGTGTCCGTCGACAGCACGATCACCGGTGCCAAGCTGGAGAAGGTGCAGACCGTCGCCGCCAAGTTCAACGGCACGGTCCGCATCGAGCGGGAGGCCGGCGTGCTGAGCACCCGGATCTCCGGCGGCCAGGCCATCTACGCCGGTGGTGGCGGTCGTTGCTCGCTGGGCTTCAACGTCCGCAGCGGCACCACCTACTCCTTCCTGACCGCCGGCCACTGCACCAACATCTCCGCGAGCTGGTACAGCAACTCGGCCCAGACCAACCTGCTGGGCAGCCGGACCGGCACCAGCTTCCCGGGCAACGACTACGGCATCGTCCAGCACAACAACTCGGCCAACGCGACGGGCAACGTCTCCCTCTACAACGGCACCTTCCGCGACATCACCGGCTCCGGCAACGCCGTCGTCGGCCAGTCGGCGCAGCGTTCCGGCAGCACCACCGGTCTGCGCAGCGGCTCGGTGACCGCGCTCAACGCCACGGTCAACTACGCCGAGGGTTCGGTGTCCGGCCTGATCCGCACCAACATCTGCGCCGAGCCGGGCGACAGTGGCGGCTCGCTGTTCAGCGGCGGCACCGCCCTGGGCCTGACCTCCGGCGGCAACGGCAACTGCCGTCTCGGTGGCACCACCTACTTCCAGCCGGTGACCGAGGCGCTCAGCCGCTACGGGGTCGCCGTCTTCTGA
- a CDS encoding winged helix-turn-helix transcriptional regulator, producing MKPEALDWSVENCTIGRAMAILGERWTVVVLREVFNGVRRFDDMRVRTGIPRQVLTNRLAALVEQGVLRREPYREPGARVRHEYRLTPMGFDLWPVLVAVLAWGDRYLADPEGAPLSVRHRDCEEPVRVALRCAAGHEVTEPRDLVPRPGPGACRRVD from the coding sequence ATGAAACCCGAGGCACTGGACTGGTCGGTGGAGAACTGCACCATCGGTCGGGCGATGGCGATCCTGGGCGAACGGTGGACCGTGGTGGTCCTCCGCGAGGTGTTCAACGGCGTGCGCCGCTTCGACGACATGCGGGTGCGCACCGGCATTCCCCGGCAGGTGCTCACCAATCGGCTGGCGGCCCTGGTGGAGCAGGGGGTGCTGCGCCGTGAGCCGTACCGGGAGCCCGGCGCTCGGGTGCGGCACGAGTACCGCCTGACCCCGATGGGCTTCGACCTGTGGCCGGTGCTGGTGGCGGTGCTCGCCTGGGGGGACCGCTACCTGGCCGATCCGGAGGGCGCCCCGTTGAGCGTCCGGCACCGCGACTGCGAGGAGCCCGTGCGGGTGGCGCTGCGGTGCGCGGCCGGGCACGAGGTGACCGAGCCGCGCGACCTGGTGCCGAGGCCTGGTCCGGGAGCATGCCGCCGGGTCGACTGA
- a CDS encoding PaaI family thioesterase, translated as MTQTQESTRSRTFSWSDPTVGVDHLGRRGGLELIRAMIGGELAPPPVMQLMDMARMEAEEGWVAVELVPQEFHYNPLGTVHGGVISTILDTAAACAVHTTLPAGVGYTSLDLNARFLRPATVDSGLLRCEGTVLQRGRRTALAEARLTDTLGRLVAHATSTCLLFDLPGAPAVPSPA; from the coding sequence GTGACACAGACCCAGGAATCGACACGCAGCCGCACCTTCTCCTGGTCGGACCCGACCGTCGGCGTCGACCACCTCGGACGACGCGGCGGGCTGGAGCTGATCCGGGCGATGATCGGCGGTGAGCTGGCCCCGCCGCCGGTGATGCAGCTGATGGACATGGCCCGGATGGAGGCCGAGGAGGGGTGGGTGGCCGTCGAGCTGGTCCCCCAGGAGTTCCACTACAACCCGCTCGGCACCGTGCACGGCGGGGTCATCTCGACCATCCTCGACACCGCCGCCGCGTGCGCCGTGCACACCACCCTGCCGGCCGGGGTCGGCTACACCTCACTCGACCTGAACGCGAGGTTCCTCCGCCCGGCCACGGTCGACTCCGGCCTGCTGCGCTGTGAGGGCACCGTGCTGCAACGCGGCCGGCGCACCGCCCTGGCCGAGGCCCGCCTGACCGACACGCTGGGACGCCTGGTCGCCCACGCCACCTCCACCTGCCTCCTGTTCGACCTGCCCGGCGCGCCGGCCGTCCCGTCGCCGGCCTGA
- a CDS encoding acyl-ACP desaturase: MELEPVVEKNLNRHLSVAKEWFPHEYVPWSEGRTFDGPLGGDAWSESDSKLPEVARTALIVNLLTEDNLPSYHHQIATLFGPDGAWGTWVGRWTAEEGRHGTAIRDYLTVTRAVDPVALERARMTHMTEGYSNNHDDEVLHTLAYVSFQELATRISHRNTGRVTGDPRCEALLAKVAADENLHMVFYRNLLGAAFELAPGQAMRAVADVLADFQMPGAGIEGFARKSVAIALAGIYDLRQHRDDVVVPVLRQWDVFNLSGLDADGEAAREEVAAQLDTLERQASRFEERRAARAARIAATS; this comes from the coding sequence ATGGAACTCGAGCCCGTCGTCGAGAAGAACCTCAACCGCCACCTGAGCGTGGCGAAGGAGTGGTTCCCGCACGAGTACGTGCCGTGGAGCGAGGGCCGCACCTTCGACGGACCGCTGGGCGGGGACGCCTGGTCAGAGTCGGACTCGAAGCTGCCCGAGGTGGCGCGGACCGCGCTGATCGTCAACCTGCTCACCGAGGACAACCTCCCCTCGTACCACCACCAGATCGCCACCCTGTTCGGCCCGGACGGGGCCTGGGGCACCTGGGTGGGGCGCTGGACGGCGGAGGAGGGCCGGCACGGCACCGCCATCCGGGACTACCTGACGGTGACCCGGGCGGTCGACCCGGTGGCGCTGGAGCGGGCCCGGATGACGCACATGACGGAGGGCTACTCCAACAACCACGACGACGAGGTGCTGCACACGCTGGCGTACGTGTCGTTCCAGGAGTTGGCGACCCGGATCTCGCACCGCAACACCGGCCGGGTGACCGGCGACCCGAGGTGCGAGGCGCTGCTGGCCAAGGTCGCCGCCGACGAGAACCTGCACATGGTCTTCTACCGCAACCTGCTCGGCGCGGCGTTCGAGCTGGCCCCGGGGCAGGCGATGCGCGCGGTGGCCGACGTGCTGGCCGACTTCCAGATGCCCGGCGCCGGCATCGAGGGCTTCGCCCGCAAGTCGGTGGCGATCGCCCTGGCCGGCATCTACGACCTGCGCCAGCACCGCGACGACGTGGTGGTCCCGGTGCTGCGACAGTGGGACGTGTTCAACCTCTCCGGGCTCGACGCCGACGGCGAGGCCGCCCGCGAGGAGGTCGCCGCCCAACTGGACACGCTGGAGCGGCAGGCGTCCCGGTTCGAGGAGCGCCGCGCGGCCCGCGCCGCCCGGATCGCCGCCACCTCCTGA